The DNA region AGCGCCCTCCTGGACGCCCTCCACCGCCACCCCGAAACCGTCACCGGCTGAAGTGTCAGGCCAACGTCAGGCGAACGTCGTTCTCCAACGCGCCGGCGCACGGGCACTCTGTTGTGCGAACGATCGAGGGGGGAACGGGCTTCCGCTGGTCACGACGCCCCCGGCCCTCGAGAAGTGATCTCGACCTCCGGAGCCTGCGGGCGGGTCCGCGAACCCGCCCGGGAAACGGGCCTGACCGCGGGGCCCGCAGGCGCGGTGGTCGAGGCGATCAGCCACCGAAACCAGGAGACAACTGATGATCAGGAAGCGCACCGCCGTCCGCCTCGGCGCCGTCGTCGCCGTCGCCACCGTCGGTCTGGGCCTCAGCACCGGGCTGGCGTCGGCCGACACCACCTTCGGGGCCAACGTCCCCGGCTGCGCCGGGGGCATGGTGGACAGGTTCTACGACGGGCACGACCACGTGCAGGGCTACGCGACCTCCACCGGCGGTGCCGCCTGCGGGGTGGTCCTCCACCAGTCGAACGGCGGGAGCTCGAGCAACTGGACCAACATCCCCGGTGACACGGCCTGGACCGAGAACCTGCTGGACTCCGGCATCACCTCGTACGTCGTCGTGTGCAACGGGGACACCGGCCGCTGCGCCACCAGCGCCTCGTACTGACAGACGCCACCGGTCCCGTCATGGTCCCGCCCCGGGGGAGCGGACCACGGCGGGACCGGTGCCGCTCCTGCGGCCCCGCCCCGGCCGGGACCGCGTTCGTCCGCGGCGCCGCCGACCCCGAACGGCTCGACCACCACCCAGCGCGCCGACGTCCTCGGCGCGCTCGGCGTTCTCCAGGCCGCCACCGCCGACCGTACGGCCGTCCGTATGTCGATCAGATCTTCGCCCGCATGGGCTAGCCTGCCCCCGGCGCCGCAGCTCGCGGCGCGAGAGGGGGAAACCGATGTCCCGCACGACCACCCGCCGCACCGCCGCGACGCTCACCGCGGCCGCCGCGGCCCTGCTCGCCCTGACCGGCGCAGCCGCCACGGCCGCCGCAGCCGACACCCCGCCGTCCGGCACCGAGGCGACCATCACCGTCGGCGCCCGCAACGCCGCACCGGTGGTCAGCCCCGACGGCGCCACGGCCTACGTCGCCGTGACCGAGGCCGACAACACCTCCACGGTGAAGACGGTGGACACCCAGTCCGGCGCCGTCACCGGGCGGTTGGCCCTCGGCGCCCTCCAGTGGAGCGCCCACCCGGCGCTCAGCGCGGACGGCTCGCGCCTGTACGTGCTCGACGGCCAGCGCCTCAGCGTGGTGGACACCACCACCCTGACCCTGCTCGCCACCCTTGCTCTGCCCGACCAGCCCCGCCCGGCCGGCTGGACCCCGGGCTCGACCTCCGGACTGGCCTTCAGCCCGGACGGAGCCACCCTGTACGTCTCCCAGAACGGGGCGACCGCCTACCGGCAGAACGGCCAGAGCCGGATCCTGGCCTTCGCCACCGCGCAGCAGGCCTTCACCACCTCGGTCCAGATCCCGGCCCCCTACGTCGGCGCCCCCGCGGCCCGACTGGGCACCGGCGACGTGTACGTCGGCACCAGCCAGGGCGTGGTGCACGTGACCACGGCCGCCACCACGCCCACCGTGGCCGGCACCGTCCGGGGCACCGCCACCAACCTGGACTACAACCTGGCGTTCACTCCCGACGGCAAGCGCCTGTTCGGCCTCGCCGAACTCGGCACCGGCGCGAGCACCCTCATCGACCCGGCCACCGACACCGTGACCACCACCTTCCAACCCGCGGGCAGCGGCGACCAGCTGGAGCACCCGCAGGTCAGCGCCGACGGCAGCCGGCTCTACCTCACCGACAGCAACTACGGTGCCGGCACCGCCTCGGTGCTCGCCCTCGACACCGCCACCGGCGCCCCCGTCCCCGGGGAGAGCGCCGGCGACCTCGACGAGACCGACCTCACCGGCCTGGCCCTGGGCCCCGACGGCCACACCTTCTACGTCGGCGGCACCGCCGGACAGAGCGCCAACCTCCAGATCATCGCCCACTGAACGCCCGCACGACGGCCCCGCCCACCGAGCGGGCGGGGGCGCTGCCGCGACTATGGACAGCGGCACTTGACATCCTCCTCCGGCTGGAGCCGGAGGATTCCAACCCTCGCAGGTCGGGCTTTCTGCTTCACGGCCGGTTGCCGACCTGGGGTTGCCGGCGGAGGGACGGTGTGCCGCCCATCGGTCTTACACCAGCTCCACAGACCTCGCCGATCGGGCATCAGAGATGCTATCGCCCGTGCCGAGGTGGCTACGGGCTGCTATGGGCGACGGTCCGCCTGGACGGCGAATCGTCGTCACCTGTCCCGCTCCGCAGGAGGACCGTTTCCTCCCCCGCAAGCGGGGGGACCCCCACCCCCGGCTGAAGCCGGCGGTATCCACGGAGGTATCAGATGAACGCCCCGTTCCCCCCGCACCGGCCCGGCGCCGCACGCACCGCGCTCTTCGAGACGGTGACCGCGGTCGGCGACGAAGCCGTCGCCCTGCTCGCCGGCTGCCGCGGCGACACCTCGATACCCGGATCCGAGT from Kitasatospora cathayae includes:
- a CDS encoding YncE family protein, whose protein sequence is MSRTTTRRTAATLTAAAAALLALTGAAATAAAADTPPSGTEATITVGARNAAPVVSPDGATAYVAVTEADNTSTVKTVDTQSGAVTGRLALGALQWSAHPALSADGSRLYVLDGQRLSVVDTTTLTLLATLALPDQPRPAGWTPGSTSGLAFSPDGATLYVSQNGATAYRQNGQSRILAFATAQQAFTTSVQIPAPYVGAPAARLGTGDVYVGTSQGVVHVTTAATTPTVAGTVRGTATNLDYNLAFTPDGKRLFGLAELGTGASTLIDPATDTVTTTFQPAGSGDQLEHPQVSADGSRLYLTDSNYGAGTASVLALDTATGAPVPGESAGDLDETDLTGLALGPDGHTFYVGGTAGQSANLQIIAH